The genomic window attagattttgattGACTTTGTCTGATCAAGCTCACATTCTGAAGTGTTCTGAGAGCAATCTGAAGGGGCCTGGTCGTGTGGTGGATTTGTTCAATGCCTCTAAGGTGCTGGCATTACAGTGTCTAGGGTTTCGAATCCCACCCGTTACCAGTACCTGCAgcaagagaggcagagaggtaGTAGCAAGGGATGATGGACTGTAATGATGAGCAGTCAAAATTTTGCTGAAACGTCAACTTTAAAAATAAACGTTTCGCAACTGTAAACTGCAGCTTAGCTAGTTCAGAGCTAAATGACAGAGCAACATGTTTTTATAAAAGTGCTGACGTACTAAAATCTAACATACACAAGCCTCAGTACCACACTGCCTTCACAGTACTCTCGGATCTATAAAAGtaaattttttaaattgcatGATGTATATATGTGGCTCAATTAGCTTAAATTACACAgcctacattttaaaaacacaaaaaagaaaacagtactTTAGCTGTAGATGCTGCCAGCATGTAAAGGTTTTTGGTGCCAGTGAGGCACTAGTGCACCAATTACAGTAATCCAGATACACAGCATCATGACAGAGCAGGAATCATGCATACACACTAACTTTTAAACACAGCAGATAAAAACCTTAAAAGTGTTTTAGCGTGTTCACAGTGGCAGATGATGTGTGACCTGCTGTGTCAGTCCAAATCAGAGAGGAATCAGTGCATATTGTTGTGGGTATTCTGTTTATCCAGTGTGTTGTGGACtctatgttgtgtgtgtatttctgtggagTTGCACTGAGCTGTAAGAAAACCTTAAAACCGGTGGTCCACGTCCTGCGTGGCGTTGTTTGATGAGGTCAGACAGGAAATCCATCACCCTCAAATCACTCTCACTGCTGCAGAGTCCTCGTGCCAACAGGAAATCCTCTCCCTCTGTACCACTCTTCCCTCCAGCAACGTTTGGACGTTGTAAAGCAGGTTTAAACGTGTACAGCAGAGCCTGGTTGGCCAGCACAGTCAGGCAGCTCTCCAGGTGCAGCAGGTAGGTGATGCCCCGGCTAATGCCGGTGTGTGGATCAGCCAGTCTGCTGATGACAGAACCTGAGTATGACGGACAGCGCAGAGTCCTCTGGTCCAGGTCCAGCAGGGACAAGTAACGGCTATAGCGAGTCAGAGAGTGAATAATGGTGGACGAAGTGCTGGAAGACGACCTGGTCAGGAGGaagaaaacatgttattttatgGTTGTGCCTGATTGTGTATTAAAAGAATTTAAAGCTACATTGGCTAAACTGCTAGCAGCAGACATGCACGTGCATGCCGCAGCAGTTTAGGCGAGGTAGCGTCACGCTCGGGACGCACAGCCTTTCTTTAGTGAGCGTGACCTGCCCAGTGTGCTTCAGCGTTAAGGCCCACTGAGCACCGACTCTTCAGATGCGATTGTGACACTTTATGAAGGTAAAAAGTTTGGGTGCCACATGCAGCAAGTTCACCGAGGCAGAAGCACAGGTGACGCAGTTCAATTCTCATGATTAACGTACAATTGATGCattaaatattacattactgtaCGCAATGGCTATAATGTTGCTTAGCTACCTAATAGTCAACTGAAGCAGGTACAATGTACTCGTGTGCAAGAATTAACCAATTAACCATTAACaaacagatatatatatatatatatatatatatatatatatatatagatagatagatagataataggGTTTGTCAGGAAGATTTTGTGCTGACAGGATGGCCggacacctgtgtgtgtgtgtgttatggcgTACCTGTGTATTCCTATCAGCCTCCAGGTGAGCAGGTCAGTCAGCTGAAGTGGCGTGCACAGACACGGCATCACGGCATTTCCATCAGGACCCGGAGCAGGCAGGAAGAGACTCAGAGCGTCCACCAGCTTCCTGACCAGGCTCTCATCCCCTCCGATGACAACCAGCGGTCGGCCGCTTaggagacaaaacacagcatgCTGGGAGAACGAGTTCTGTTTGAGGAACCTGAGGGCTCGGAGTccagccttcctcctcctcctcctcttatctGTGTGGGtgctgctgtggatgttctGGGTGGGGGACGGGGGTTCTGAGGAGCCAGTGAAGCTGGTGCAGTCAGACGCTTCGTCGATGCTCAGCAGCCTGAGAGGAGCGCAGGGTGGAGTCCAGCGGTCCACCTCCGCTAGGGCAACAGGAGGAGCAAAGTTCACATGGAGGTCAGGCACCGACTGCACCGTCTGATGAACGTCAGACCACTTTGGCATTGACTTCACTGCTTCTTCAGCTGTGGAGTAAAAATGGGTTTGTTATGTCTCATTAAAGCAAAATTCAtctgtatttaattaaaaaaaacagatcataaaatgattaacaaaacatttccaaaacacaaaattatgtTAATTTGTTCTCATTTGTTCAAATCTTGCTTTTTGTCCTGTGTTACATCTTCAGGACTGTACAGCTGTGCAAATAAAACAATCGCAGACCTAAACGTTCCTCTTGAGCTGAGCTGTTCATGACTCACTGTAATAAGAAGTGTAGGATTTAATTTCACCTGCCGAGTAATGCCGAACTGTTgatcaagtaaaagtacaaagaaGTTGataaaaccagagttcatctccAATATTTAGCAAGGACATTTTgtaaatatcaagaattctTAACAGAGTTTGGCGTGTTTGGCGCAGCGGCCGCACTTCCGGCTCCAGAAGCCAGGGGTCATAAGGAATGTAGGCTTGACAGACTTAATTACCACAGGTTGCTACATaggctgctgttgctcagcaaagttacattttgatgCTGGATACTTTTTAAACTGGTACTTCAGAAATCAATGCTGACAAGTTGTAAGCTTTCTCCAAATCTAACTGTTTTAATACATAAAGCCCTAAATCCTGTTTAATGGGGCTTTAGAAATGAATACTGTAGCAGACATTACCTTGCAGTAGTTTGGACGTCTCCTCAGGACTGTTGCCTTCTTCAACTTGATTCTTCGTCAGACACTCTACACCTTGCTCCTCTTTGACCatgacaccaccaccaacagTTATTTGCTTTAAAGACTCGTCTTTATCAACACATCCGTCATCTTTCTGAACAGGCAGTTCTTTTTCGTTTTCACTTCCATTCTGTGTTTTCTCGTCTTTGAGGACACTGTCGGCTTtactctctgtcactgtttcctcctccttgtGAAAGCCGTTGCTCAGAGATTGGTgctctgcttcttcctctgtgatggCGGTGAGGTCGTCAGGAAAGATGGACTCGGTGGTGCTCAGGACCTCGATGCTGTCCTCGCTGTTAGCTCGCTTGGCGTACGCTCGCACGCGTCTGACGCCTGTGTCCACTGCTGCTCGTCTGACAGAGGCGTCCATCATCATAACCGGTGTCTCTGCAGATCCAGCGACAACATGCTGTGTCCGGTAAGACTTCTCAGTCCCGAGCACTTCAATGCTGTCGCCACTGCTCATGCTTCCCGTCATCTCTGTGGCAATGCTAGGGTCAGGGGTCACTGTCCcagcctctgctgcctccagtttGATGGGGATCTCCTCCACACAGGAGCAGAACGACTCCAGGCTCATTGGCTctgactgaaacatctcaacacCACTCTTACCCGCTGTTGCCCTCTGTAGCTCTGCCTCTGcgccctccctctcctcctcctcctcgtcctctggGCTCCACAgctcaaacaggaagttggtgAGCGTGAGCCTCCTGGACAGCAAATGTGAGACACGAGCAGTTCGCAGGACGCTCCTGTCACCCCGAAGGCGGCGCTCCGTGTCTGCCAGCTGCTCCTTCATCAAGGAGAGGAAGTAGGCATTGCAAAGCTCCTGCAGGGGCTTCAGACGGTGCTCTGacctgcaggaggtggaggtggaggtggagggacaGGGCTCAGGAGGCAGCAACGCAGTGGGATCAGTGAGGGAGTCAGCTGGGTCATATGGCAGAAAGTCCGGCTGCTTGAGCTTCCTGTTTGGGTATGATGTGACCTGGCGGAGGAGGTCTCTGTGATTTAAGATCGAACGCTCTACAGCTTCAAGCTCACCGGCCTTTTCTCCAACTTCTGCAAATCCATTTACCGTGGGAAGACGTTCCGTCTCCTGTAGCAAAGTCAGCCGTGTGTAcctgaaacagagagatgatATTTAGTCAGCAGGTGAACTCTGACCTGCAAGTTCCACAGGAGCCGAATGTAGACTGCTTGAATTTTGAACTGAATGGGAACAGTGAATATTTGCTTATCTTCCTTCTGTTTTCAAATCTCATATTCATTTAGAGTTTAATAActgctttttcactgttttctgacatagACAAAACatagagaaaataatcagcagattaatcaataatgaaaatgttctaTTGGCAGCCCCAGTCTGCGCTCACAAACACAGTCCTGTGAAGAGGTCTTTAATATGTAGCAGAGCCCAACTGAAACTGAATCTTCAAGACCAATGTTAATACCTGAGagttggaaaaaaacattttttaaataaaaattccTTAATTCTTCACTGGTTTTATGTGAAGGATATTTTACAGGTGAATTTTCAGTGCTCTCTGATGAACAGACTATGTAATGGAGACACTGTTTCTAGTATTTCTGTACTGCAATTAGCTATTACCTCAGAGCTGACATATTTGTCAATTTGGATACGTCTGTGATAACTTAATGTCAGCCAAGTGGCCAGTAGAGGACGCTGTTGTATCAGTCTGGCTCTAATACATAGGTAGATGTATAGTGTTACTGCATCAGAGTACATCCAGATCTTACTCAAGCTCTTGtagtttcctctgcagctccataGAAAACGCCTGCCTGTTTCCCGTCTTGAGGCTGTCAGACGCCAGAGAGAAGCACGTCGACAGTTCAGAGAAGTTCTCCATCAGCTTCGCCTGGTCCGAGCACACGTAGGCCATGCAGAAAGGACGCACCATGCCCCGAGCCTCCAGGTCGTACAGGGTCACGTGGTGAACGTATGCAAAAGCATCCTCTGCCGAATCTCCCAGGATCACTTTGGAGTCCTCGCTGAAGTTGAGGCGAGGTCCGGGGGCGGCGTGAGGGCTGTGGACGGGGCCAGACGCCTGGTAGTCCACAGACATGATGCGCACAGAGAAGTGGTTGAGGTCAAAGGAGCCGATGACTCTGGGGTCGTCCGGGATGGTCAGCACAGGTTTTGGACccacctgaaaacacagcagagggtTGAAGAGATGCAGCACAATATAAATACTCACAAAGGGTGAATATTTCAAAgattagaaaataaagaaaaacacctaTGTTTTCAATTTCCTCACTCAACACTGACTTACAGTAAAAGGTTGCGTCTAAGACTAAAACTATTGGTCTGATTTTTaacactttatttattattactccGCAGATCCAACAAACTTTCCACATTAGTTTGCTCCAGATGTATAAAAGGTCCCCGTACTTTTTTGAAGAGCTCTTGTTTTCCTTTCAAATAataagtaattttttttctaagaatacacatgcagacagtttATTTAACCATTTACCAATACttgttttatgtacatttttccATGACAATGCTACCATCCGTTTTGCTGGTAACAAACATAGATCTACAAGGATCTGCTCCTTCTTTACCCCAAAAAATACAACTAAAGGAAGAAGGaacctttatttatatttttttgggTAAAAATCTAGTAAGAAAAATTTGGGTTCCATT from Lates calcarifer isolate ASB-BC8 linkage group LG5, TLL_Latcal_v3, whole genome shotgun sequence includes these protein-coding regions:
- the smcr8b gene encoding guanine nucleotide exchange protein smcr8b is translated as MIGSPDLLAFTGAEGFGEEQEDQEAPSLPEELSVPLFPTSHPWTTSAQFNRDFILVAEFSEQVGPKPVLTIPDDPRVIGSFDLNHFSVRIMSVDYQASGPVHSPHAAPGPRLNFSEDSKVILGDSAEDAFAYVHHVTLYDLEARGMVRPFCMAYVCSDQAKLMENFSELSTCFSLASDSLKTGNRQAFSMELQRKLQELEYTRLTLLQETERLPTVNGFAEVGEKAGELEAVERSILNHRDLLRQVTSYPNRKLKQPDFLPYDPADSLTDPTALLPPEPCPSTSTSTSCRSEHRLKPLQELCNAYFLSLMKEQLADTERRLRGDRSVLRTARVSHLLSRRLTLTNFLFELWSPEDEEEEEREGAEAELQRATAGKSGVEMFQSEPMSLESFCSCVEEIPIKLEAAEAGTVTPDPSIATEMTGSMSSGDSIEVLGTEKSYRTQHVVAGSAETPVMMMDASVRRAAVDTGVRRVRAYAKRANSEDSIEVLSTTESIFPDDLTAITEEEAEHQSLSNGFHKEEETVTESKADSVLKDEKTQNGSENEKELPVQKDDGCVDKDESLKQITVGGGVMVKEEQGVECLTKNQVEEGNSPEETSKLLQAEEAVKSMPKWSDVHQTVQSVPDLHVNFAPPVALAEVDRWTPPCAPLRLLSIDEASDCTSFTGSSEPPSPTQNIHSSTHTDKRRRRRKAGLRALRFLKQNSFSQHAVFCLLSGRPLVVIGGDESLVRKLVDALSLFLPAPGPDGNAVMPCLCTPLQLTDLLTWRLIGIHRSSSSTSSTIIHSLTRYSRYLSLLDLDQRTLRCPSYSGSVISRLADPHTGISRGITYLLHLESCLTVLANQALLYTFKPALQRPNVAGGKSGTEGEDFLLARGLCSSESDLRVMDFLSDLIKQRHAGRGPPVLRFSYSSVQLHRNTHTT